From Sphingobacteriales bacterium:
ATTTGGCTTCGCCAATAACGAGTTTTCCGTTAAATCTTCCAACAAAGTCTAAACCTTTTGGATGTTCGTATTTTAGAAATTCGTTTGCAAACTTCATCAGTTGAGCATCGCTTCCGTTCAAAATTGCATCGTTGTTATTTGATGTAAATTCTTCGTAAGAAACAGGTTCAATTCCTAATGCTTTTGAATTGAGCCAACGTCTGAATAGAGGTCCGATTTGTCGGTTTGTTTCTTTTGGTTCACTACAACGTTCAAAAATTTTGTCCAAACCCATTTCATAAAGTCGTCCACAAATTCTATTTATCGTTTTAGGATTTCGGTCTATGGCACTTCCGTCACGTTTGAGGTAGGCAATATAGCTGTCTTTGATAGGGAAAAGGTCGAGTTTTAAAAGTTCTCTAATAAGAGTATCATTATTTTTATCGTCAAATGCTTTTTCAATATTTGTCCAACGAACTTGGTTTATTTCTCTAATTCCTTCGGGTATAGTCGGATATACTTGGAATAAATCGTCCAAATATGATTTCTGACTTGCGTATTCTATGCTTAATTCTGTCCAATAATTCATAGGGTCAAATTTACAAAAAATAAATTACGATTTCTGTTTTCGGTTGAGATTTGTGCGGTTGGTTTAGCATAGCACACAACGGAAAAGGCTTTGCGTTGGGCGGCCTACGAAGGACAAATTTACAATACATTTTTAAGTTTTATTAGAAAATTCTTCCCTTGAAATAACACTTCCGCCCGCCTAATCGTAAAGCCATTGTTATATAAATGTTATTTTATCTGCCTGCAAGTTTATACTTTCCAGATACTTTAGCACAACAGTCGGCAAACGACTAACCGTGCTGGCCGAGTTAATAGTTCCGAAAACTACTAAGTTTTCAAGCGACCTACAAAATTGCAAATTTTCACCGTGTTTTCCTATAAATTTTTCTGATAATTTTATATAACGGAAAAGGCTTTGCGTTGGGCGGCCTACGAAGGACAAATTTACAATACATTTTTAAGTTTTATTAGAAAATTCTTCCCTTGAAATAACACTTCCGCCCGCCTAATCGTAAAGCCATTGTTATATAAATGTTATTTTATCTGCCTGCAAGTTTATACTTTCCAGATACTTTAGCACAACAGTCGGCAAACGACTAACCGTGCTGGCCGAGTTAATAGTTCCGGGAAAACTACTAAGTTTTCAAGCGACCTACAAAATTGCAAATTTTCACCGTGTTTTCCTATAAATTTTTTCTGATAATTTTATATAACGGAAAAGGCTTTGCGTTGGGCGGCCTACGAAGGACAAATTTACAATACATTTTTAAGTTTTATTAGAAAATTCTTCCCTTGAAATAACACTTCCGCCCGCCTAATCGTAAAGCCATTGTTATATAAATGTTATTTTATCTGCCTGCAAGTTTATACTTTCCAGATACTTTAGCACAACAGTCGGCAAACGACTAACCGTGCTGGCCGAGTTAATAGTTCCGGAAAACTACTAAGTTTTCAAGCGACCTACAAAGTTGCAAAGTTTCACTGTGTTTTCCTATAAATTTTTCTGATAATTTTATATAACGGAAAAGGCTTTGCGTTGGGCGGCCTACGAAGGACAAATTTACAATACATTTTTTAAGTTTTATTAGAAAATTCTTCCCTTGAAATAACACTTCCGCCCGCCTAATCGTAAAGCCATTGTTATATAAATGTTATTTTATCTGCCTGCAAGTTTATACTTTCCAGATACTTTAGCACAACAGTCGGCAAACGACTAACCGTGCTGGCCGAGTTAATAGTTCCGGAAAACTACTAAGTTTTCAAGCGACCTACAAAATTGCAAATTTTCACCGTGTTTTCCTATAAATTTTTCTGATAATTTTATATAACGGTTTGGGGCTTGGCGAAGTGGGGGCATTCAAGGCACAAATGTTTAATAAACCACAAATGTTGATAGACGTACAAATGCTCAATTTAGCACTTCTGCCCCCATTTTGCCAATACCTTGTGCCTGTTGCACAACTCAAAGGTAGTGAAAAATTAATATACAAAAAAAATTTGGTGAAATATTTTTAAAAAGAATAGGAAAATTCAATAATTTGTAGTATATTTGCCTGCATTATGCAAGGACGAAAACAACTGACCCCGCAACTATTTTACCAACTAAGTTTAGACCAATTAGTTCCGGAAGATAATTTTTACCGCCGAATAAACAACCACCTCAATCTCGATTTTCTGTACCCAGCTACCAAGCAGTATTACGGCTCCGAAGGGCAGCAAAGTATAGACCCGGTGGTGTTTTTCAAAATTTTGTTGGTGGGCTACCTCAACAATATCAACAGCGACCGCGCTTTGCTTGCCTACTGCAACAACTGCCTTGATGTTCGCCTGTTTTTGGGCTACGACCTCAACGAATCGCTGCCTTGGCACTCGACCATTAGCCGCACACGGCAACTGTTTGGCGAGGAAGTATTTTGGGTTTATTCAGAAAAATTCTGTCGCTTTGCGTAAAATCCGGAATGGTGCGCGGCAAACGCCAGGCGGTCGATAGCGCCTTCATCAAAGCCAATGCCAGCATGGATAGTTTGGTCGAAAAAGAGGTTTTAGAAGATGCCTCGGCCTTTGTGTCGGAATTAGAAGAAAACAGCGAATTTAAAGTAACTACCGAGCGCAAAAAATTGGTAGAGCGGCACCACAAATGGAAAGAAGAGGCCTACAAAGATATGCCCGCCGGCAACAATAAATCCGGACGTTTAGATGAAGATGGCCATGAAATTCGGCCTAAATTTTTAAGCAATCACACGCATTATTCGCCTACCGATCCCGGATGCTAAAATAAGCGTAAAGCCCCGGAAAAGCCCGCCAGCTAAACTATTCGGGGCAGTTGGCCGTTGACGATGCGCACCATGTCATAACGGGAGCTTGCGCCAGCACATCGGGCAGCAAAGACAGTGCCATTTTTGGCGAAATCATGAACCAAACCATCGCAAATTTCAAAGAAAACGGCTTGGAAATGGAAGAGGTTTTGGCCGATGCGGGTTACAGCAGTGGCGAGAGTTTGCGTATTGCGAGGCGCATCATATCAACGCATACATTCCAAATTTTGGGCAGTACAAAACCCCAACGCGAGGGCTTTGTTTTCAACAAAAAACTCAACCGCTACCGATGTGTAAAAAAGGGCGGCAACAAGGCTATTTTGACCTTCAAAGGCACAAAAACCGACAGCAAAGGCTACACCAAAAACGTTTATCGCAGCAGCGAAAGCGATTGTGGCAAATGCCCCCTCAGAGCCTTGTGTTGCGGTGCGGTAAGCAAATTCAAAAAATTAGACGACAGCATTCACAAACCCCTGTACGACAAGATGCACCGCAAACTCAACAAAGACAAAAACTACACCCGATTTTTAACCAAACGCCGAAGCTCAACCGTTGAGCCAGTGCTGGGAACGCTTATCAATCAT
This genomic window contains:
- a CDS encoding restriction endonuclease; amino-acid sequence: MNYWTELSIEYASQKSYLDDLFQVYPTIPEGIREINQVRWTNIEKAFDDKNNDTLIRELLKLDLFPIKDSYIAYLKRDGSAIDRNPKTINRICGRLYEMGLDKIFERCSEPKETNRQIGPLFRRWLNSKALGIEPVSYEEFTSNNNDAILNGSDAQLMKFANEFLKYEHPKGLDFVGRFNGKLVIGEAKFLTDFGGHQNAQFNDAISTVMSAEINAVKIAILDGVLYIKGNNKMYKDITGKYKDLNIMSSLVLREFLYQL